The following coding sequences are from one Ornithodoros turicata isolate Travis chromosome 1, ASM3712646v1, whole genome shotgun sequence window:
- the LOC135377872 gene encoding uncharacterized protein LOC135377872: MTVFCILLNLLQQQRQKQSDVSREDKLAMFLMKLKLGVSLTAVVTLFGVTKSRASRVFHITLDQLSARMKEWIFVPPRKCIKENFPACFKENYPGCAFIIDCTEVKTKTPSDPEQQHYLYSHYKGGYTLKWLIGIIPNGMISFLSKPYGGRYSDSFITRDSGFLEHVSPDLALSDKRFPQITTTIAEKRAGLFMSLFNTGGVSFL, translated from the coding sequence ATGACTGTGTTTTGTATTCTTTTGAACCTCCTCCAACAACAGCGTCAGAAGCAATCAGATGTTTCTAGAGAAGACAAGCTTGCTATGTTCCTTATGAAGTTGAAGCTAGGAGTGAGCCTAACGGCTGTCGTCACACTTTTTGGAGTAACAAAATCAAGAGCATCACGCGTGTTCCACATTACTTTAGATCAACTGAGTGCCCGGATGAAAGAATGGATTTTTGTGCCACCCCGAAAGTGCATCAAAGAGAACTTCCCAGCCTGCTTCAAAGAAAATTATCCCGGCTGTGCATTTATAATTGACTGTACCGAGGTAAAAACAAAGACCCCTTCGGACCCAGAGCAGCAGCACTACCTGTACTCCCACTATAAAGGAGGGTACACGTTGAAGTGGCTTATAGGGATCATACCGAACGGCATGATTTCATTCCTGTCAAAGCCTTACGGAGGAAGGTACTCTGACTCCTTCATTACACGTGATTCAGGATTCCTCGAACATGTCTCGCCAGATCTTGCGCTTAGTGACAAGAGGTTCCCCCAAATCACAACAACAATTGCAGAGAAACGAGCTGGGCTTTTCATGTCACTATTCAACACAGGAGGGGTCAGCTTTCTGTGA